One window of the Oceanidesulfovibrio indonesiensis genome contains the following:
- a CDS encoding integrase core domain-containing protein, giving the protein GSQARKVLAEWFHFYNWHRPHSTFDGQRPMDIYRAERPEGGGHAPLPLLALNAA; this is encoded by the coding sequence CGGAAGCCAAGCCAGGAAGGTGCTGGCCGAGTGGTTCCATTTCTACAACTGGCATCGGCCGCATTCGACTTTTGACGGACAGCGACCGATGGACATATATCGGGCTGAGCGCCCAGAGGGAGGGGGGCATGCCCCCCTCCCTCTGCTAGCCCTCAACGCGGCATGA